In the Chloroflexota bacterium genome, ATAAATCGCGTACTCGAAGAGGCGCAGAGGCCGGCCTGGGAATCGTACCGTCAGGTAGGCCACCGGTACGGCAAGGATAACGGCGGCAATCCCGGTAGCGGCAGAAACCCAGAGTGTATTCCACGCCAGTAGCGGTAGGGAGCTAAAGCTTGTCGTGTATGTCACGCTGCGGAACAGCCAGTAGCCGATAGTGAGCCCCGGCAACACCAGCGCGAAGAGTGCGACACAGGAACAGAGGGCGAGAGACGGAAGCCGCCATCTACCAAGGTTGACGCGGCGCAGCGACCTCAATCCACTTTGGGCTCCGCGATGGTAGTAGGCCCGTCCCCTGCTCCAATGCTCGAGGACGAGAATGAGCAACGTCATGACGACGAGTACGAGGGCCAGGCCGGCGGCAAGATGGCGGTCAAAAGAGCCTTGGTAGTGGGCGTAAATGACGCGTGTAAAGGTATCAAACTGCAGGAGCGATACGGCGCCAAAGTCACTGAGCGTGTAAAGGGCAACGAGGAGCCCACCCGCCGCGATTGCCGGACGGAGTTGGGGTAACGTAATCTGCCAAAAGGTAGACCAACCACTGTGCCCGAGGCTGCGCGAGGCTTCTTCCAACGTGTGGTCCATGCCTTGCAGGGCGGCGCGCACGACAAGGAATACATAGGGATAGGTAAACAGCGTCAGTGCCAGCCAAGCTCCGGGAAAGCCGTAAATCTCCGGCAGGCGTTCGACGCCAAGTGGTTCCAGCAATCGCTGCAGCATGCCGCGCGGTCCAAGTGCCCCAATCAGTACAAATCCGCCCACGTAGCTGGGGACGGCAAGCGGCACGATTAAGAGGCCAGTCCAAAATCTTCGCAAGGGCAAGTCGCTGCGCACGACGAGCCAGGCCAGGGGTACGGCAATAGCGATCGTGCTTAGGGTTACGGCCGAGGATAGTGCAACACTATTGAAAAGAATGACCGCAGTACGCGGACGCAGCAAGAGCCGCCAGAGCTCGTCTCCCGCTCCTGCGGCACGCAACACAAGGTAAACAAGGGGCAGGAGTATGCCGATTCCAACCACACTGCTTGCAACCAAGAGTAAGAGAGGCGGACCGGCGGACCGATAGGTCCGCCGGCCGCTCCGCACAGTCTCACGCAGCAGGATTGGTATCTCCATAGGATCTTTCAGCTATTAGATGAGGTCCACCTCTTGAAGGAGTTGAAGTGTGCCGCGCAGATCGGCGAGGTCGCCAAGGTCGATTTCAGGAGTCTGAATTGTGGAGAGCGCTGGAAGATCGGGGTGAGCAGCTACGCCATGAGCTAAGGGATACTCGTACGTCTCTGTGGCAAAGTACTTCTGGGCTTGCTGAGACAAAAGGTACGTTACGAACTGTTCCGCAGCGGCTTGGTTCTTCGAGCCCGCGATGACAGCAGCGCCGGCCACATTGATTAACGATCCGAGATCGCCGTTAGGCGGAAAGTAGTTTTCTGCCGGCACTGTGCCCTGTTCGGCGCGGATGCGAAAGAGATAATAGTGGTTTACGAAGCCGACGGCAATCTCGCCATCCACCGCCGCCTGCACCGTGGGCGTATTCTTTGGATACACTTTCGGCTCGTTCGCCTTGATGCCTTTCAACCACGCCCGCGTTTGTTCTTCCCCAAGCGTGACCCGCATGGCAGTGACGAACGCCTGGAACGAGCCGTTCGTCGGCGCCCAGCCAATACGGCCCTTCCACTGGGGATCGGTAAAGTCCAGGATCGATGGCGGGAGGTCCGCAGGCGTCACGCTCTCGGTATTGTACACCACGACGCGGGCGCGGCCTGAAGTGCCGACCCACTGGCCTTGCGGGGAGCGGAAACGCGGCTCCACAGTGTTGAGGATTGCATCGGGCAGCGCAGCCAGGCG is a window encoding:
- a CDS encoding iron ABC transporter permease is translated as MEIPILLRETVRSGRRTYRSAGPPLLLLVASSVVGIGILLPLVYLVLRAAGAGDELWRLLLRPRTAVILFNSVALSSAVTLSTIAIAVPLAWLVVRSDLPLRRFWTGLLIVPLAVPSYVGGFVLIGALGPRGMLQRLLEPLGVERLPEIYGFPGAWLALTLFTYPYVFLVVRAALQGMDHTLEEASRSLGHSGWSTFWQITLPQLRPAIAAGGLLVALYTLSDFGAVSLLQFDTFTRVIYAHYQGSFDRHLAAGLALVLVVMTLLILVLEHWSRGRAYYHRGAQSGLRSLRRVNLGRWRLPSLALCSCVALFALVLPGLTIGYWLFRSVTYTTSFSSLPLLAWNTLWVSAATGIAAVILAVPVAYLTVRFPGRPLRLFEYAIYLGYGLPGIVIALSLVFFGANVAPIIYQTFFLLIAAYLIRFLPQAYGNARTSLLQVNPSLEEASRSLGHSWHATLRAITLPLVRGGATAGGILVFVTTLKELPITLLLGPIGFKTLATEVWTNTAEGFFAEAAPVILVLLGVSLLPTLLFARKEP
- a CDS encoding iron ABC transporter substrate-binding protein, with the protein product MSTTLTVYSGRNENLVGPLLEQFGNDAGIDIQVKYGGTAELAATILEEGANSPADVFYAQDAGALGALQAENRLAALPDAILNTVEPRFRSPQGQWVGTSGRARVVVYNTESVTPADLPPSILDFTDPQWKGRIGWAPTNGSFQAFVTAMRVTLGEEQTRAWLKGIKANEPKVYPKNTPTVQAAVDGEIAVGFVNHYYLFRIRAEQGTVPAENYFPPNGDLGSLINVAGAAVIAGSKNQAAAEQFVTYLLSQQAQKYFATETYEYPLAHGVAAHPDLPALSTIQTPEIDLGDLADLRGTLQLLQEVDLI